A portion of the Maylandia zebra isolate NMK-2024a linkage group LG9, Mzebra_GT3a, whole genome shotgun sequence genome contains these proteins:
- the tlcd4 gene encoding TLC domain-containing protein 4-B isoform X2 — MDPFNQLILVISVTSFFTFQWLFHRVSPWLSVRISPGFLGLSDKQKVEWNSRTVSTFHALLVGIFCLYILFFDDAVNEDPVWGDPTLVKTNVAITTGYLISDLLLIFYYWKAIGDKFFVVHHLAALYAYYYVLGQGMLPYFANFRLLAEFSTPCVNQRFHSYTTAWRINAGSLRCWVIPSPPGPTWQMALPWQWCFSSSASVSCQSTTVACMRSMALRPSTWCHGVVV, encoded by the exons ATGGACCCTTTCAACCAGCTTATTCTCGTCATCTCGGTGACCAGCTTCTTCACCTTCCAGTGGCTCTTCCACAGAGTCAGCCCCTGGTTGTCTGTACGCATCAGTCCTGGCTTCCTTGGCCTCAGCGACAAGCAGAAGGTGGAATGGAACTCGAG GACAGTATCAACGTTTCACGCCTTGTTGGTGGGAATATTCTGTCTTTACATTCTGTTTTTTGATGATGCTGTCAATGAAGATCCAGTTTG GGGAGATCCTACACTGGTCAAGACAAACGTCGCAATTACAACAGGCTACCTCATATCGG ATTTGCTGCTGATATTTTATTATTGGAAGGCAATAGGCGACAAGTTTTTTGTAGTTCATCATCTGGCAGCGTTGTATGCTTACTACTATGTACTG gGCCAAGGAATGTTGCCTTATTTTGCTAACTTCCGCCTGCTAGCTGAGTTTTCTACACCGTGTGTAAACCAGCG GTTTCACAGCTACACTACAGCTTGGAGAATAAATG CTGGTTCTTTGAGGTGTTGGGTTATCCCAAGTCCTCCCGGCCCAACATGGCAAATGGCGTTGCCATGGCAGTGGTGTTTTTCCTCGTCCGCATCGGTGTCATGCCAGTCTACTACAGTCGCATGTATGCGGTCTATGGCACTGAGGCCTTCTACCTGGTGCCATGGGGTGGTCGTGTAG
- the tlcd4 gene encoding TLC domain-containing protein 4-B isoform X1, whose protein sequence is MDPFNQLILVISVTSFFTFQWLFHRVSPWLSVRISPGFLGLSDKQKVEWNSRTVSTFHALLVGIFCLYILFFDDAVNEDPVWGDPTLVKTNVAITTGYLISDLLLIFYYWKAIGDKFFVVHHLAALYAYYYVLGQGMLPYFANFRLLAEFSTPCVNQRWFFEVLGYPKSSRPNMANGVAMAVVFFLVRIGVMPVYYSRMYAVYGTEAFYLVPWGGRVAWICSSICLDIMNIMWMHKIARGCYKVLRSAHRSKAGTPQENGKTD, encoded by the exons ATGGACCCTTTCAACCAGCTTATTCTCGTCATCTCGGTGACCAGCTTCTTCACCTTCCAGTGGCTCTTCCACAGAGTCAGCCCCTGGTTGTCTGTACGCATCAGTCCTGGCTTCCTTGGCCTCAGCGACAAGCAGAAGGTGGAATGGAACTCGAG GACAGTATCAACGTTTCACGCCTTGTTGGTGGGAATATTCTGTCTTTACATTCTGTTTTTTGATGATGCTGTCAATGAAGATCCAGTTTG GGGAGATCCTACACTGGTCAAGACAAACGTCGCAATTACAACAGGCTACCTCATATCGG ATTTGCTGCTGATATTTTATTATTGGAAGGCAATAGGCGACAAGTTTTTTGTAGTTCATCATCTGGCAGCGTTGTATGCTTACTACTATGTACTG gGCCAAGGAATGTTGCCTTATTTTGCTAACTTCCGCCTGCTAGCTGAGTTTTCTACACCGTGTGTAAACCAGCG CTGGTTCTTTGAGGTGTTGGGTTATCCCAAGTCCTCCCGGCCCAACATGGCAAATGGCGTTGCCATGGCAGTGGTGTTTTTCCTCGTCCGCATCGGTGTCATGCCAGTCTACTACAGTCGCATGTATGCGGTCTATGGCACTGAGGCCTTCTACCTGGTGCCATGGGGTGGTCGTGTAGCCTGGATCTGCTCCAGCATCTGCTTGGACATTATGAACATAATGTGGATGCATAAGATCGCCCGTGGATGTTACAAGGTCCTACGATCAGCACACCGGAGCAAAGCTGGCACACCTCAGGAAAACGGCAAGACGGATTAA
- the bco1 gene encoding beta,beta-carotene 15,15'-dioxygenase has product MSVDFSKNATERPEPCKAEIKGNIPSWLQGTLLRNGPGIFTVGDTNYNHWFDGMALMSSFTFKDGEIIHRSRFLRSDTYKANMEANRIVVSEMGTMAYPDPSKNFIFKAITFLNHTMPDFTDNGASNFIKYGNDYYATSETNYISKIDPVTLETLEKVDYLKYLPVNLASCHPHYDKEGNAYNIGTSIATKGKTKYVLFKVPAVSDKDKGKKGPALKNAEVICSVPCRSLLMPSYYHSFGMTDNYIIFVEMPFKLDILKMATAYMRGVSWASCLKFCPEENTLIHLVDRKTGKEVETKYYTGAMVLYHHVNAFEDDGHVVFDVIAYTDNSLYDMFYLSNLKEKSQFDEKRVSKPAYKRFALPIHADKSVPVGGNMVKLKYTTASAVKEKEGKFMCQAEVLCEGLELPRINYDINGKRHQFVYGNYVGDSAEVVAKFDMETKNMVYWDEDKCLPSEPVFIPRPNGESEDDGVVLTSVINYNPGQSSFILILDGKTFKEVARAYVNTELNKDMHGFFIPH; this is encoded by the exons ATGTCGGTAGACTTTTCTAAGAACGCAACAGAGAGGCCCGAGCCTTGTAAGGCAGAAATTAAAG GGAATATTCCCAGCTGGCTGCAAGGAACGCTCCTCCGAAATGGCCCTGGCATCTTCACTGTGGGCGACACCAACTACAACCACTGGTTTGATGGGATGGCCTTAATGAGTAGCTTCACCTTCAAAGACG GTGAAATAATCCATAGAAGCAGATTCCTCAGAAGTGACACCTATAAAGCTAACATGGAAGCAAATAGAATTGTTGTGTCCGAAATGGGGACGATGGCTTATCCAGACCCAAGCAAGAACTTCATCTTCAA GGCAATCACCTTTCTCAACCACACAATGCCTGACTTCACCGACAATGGCGCGAGCAACTTCATCAAGTATGGAAATGACTATTATGCCACTTCTGAAACCAACTACATCAGCAAGATTGATCCCGTGACCCTGGAAACCCTGGAAAAG GTGGACTACTTGAAGTACCTGCCTGTAAACTTAGCTTCGTGCCATCCTCACTATGACAAGGAGGGCAATGCCTACAACATTGGAACGTCAATAGCGACAAAGGGCAAAACTAAATACGTACTGTTCAAAGTTCCTGCTGTCTCAGACAAAG ACAAAGGCAAGAAAGGCCCTGCACTGAAAAATGCAGAGGTGATCTGCTCAGTCCCCTGCCGCTCCCTTCTCATGCCGAGCTACTACCACAGCTTTGGCATGACAGATAACTACATCATCTTTGTCGAGATGCCTTTCAAGCTGGACATCCTCAAGATGGCTACTGCCTATATGAGAGGAGTTAGCTGGGCAAGCTGCCTGAAGTTCTGCCCTGAAGAAAAC ACTCTGATCCACTTGGTAGACAGAAAGACCGGCAAAGAAGTTGAGACAAAGTACTACACAGGAGCGATGGTCCTCTACCACCATGTGAATGCTTTTGAGGACGATGGCCACGTGGTCTTTGATGTCATTGCCTACACCGACAACAGCCTTTATGACATGTTCTACTTGAGCAACTTGAAGGAGAAATCTCAGTTTGATGAAAAAAGGGTTTCCAAGCCAGCTTACAAGAGATTTGCCCTTCCCATCCACGCTGACAAA AGCGTTCCAGTTGGAGGGAACATGGTGAAACTCAAGTACACGACAGCCAGCGCTGTGAAGGAGAAAGAAGGCAAATTCATGTGCCAAGCAGAGGTGCTCTGTGAAG GCTTGGAATTACCCAGAATCAATTATGACATCAATGGGAAGAGGCACCAGTTTGTCTATGGGAACTACGTGGGGGATTCTGCAGAAGTG GTTGCAAAGTTTGACATGGAAACCAAGAATATGGTGTACTGGGATGAAGACAAGTGCTTGCCGTCGGAGCCGGTGTTCATCCCCAGACCAAACGGAGAGTCGGAAgatgatg GTGTGGTCCTAACATCAGTCATCAACTACAATCCAGGCCAGTCGAGCTTCATCCTGATTCTCGATGGGAAAACGTTCAAGGAAGTAGCACGAGCCTATGTGAATACTGAGCTGAACAAGGACATGCATGGATTTTTCATCccacattga